In Carassius gibelio isolate Cgi1373 ecotype wild population from Czech Republic chromosome A10, carGib1.2-hapl.c, whole genome shotgun sequence, the DNA window CGGTCTTGATGTAAACTGGAGAGCTTCTGCATGTTCTGACGATACGTTGGGTTCTCTAAGATATCTCTCAAAGCTTCAAGAAACTCTTCTGTAGTACAAGTAGCTGCCTCCAGCATCCGTGCCGCCCCTCTTGCCTGAAGACGTACAATGTTATCTAGCTGGTCAAATAGCAAAGGGAGTCCCAGAACTGGCACCCCATGATAAATGGCTTCGTATAGACCATTTGTACCCCCATGAGCCACGAAAGCACGGGTCTTTGGATGGCCCAGCAAGTCGTTCTGAGGTATCCAATTAAGCAGCAGGGTGTTATTGCCCAACGATGAAGGTCTTTCTCCAATAAACCTCCACACCACCTTCTGTGGCATGCGAGCGAAAGCGGTGGCAATGGCATCCATGACCTCTCTGGGCAATCCTGCAATCAGTGTTCCCAAAGACATCACGACCACCCCATGGTCTCCTGAGCTCTGCATAAACTCCTCCAGCTCTGCAGGGAGAGGCTTGGCCGGACGACACTGGAAGCCGCCAATGTAGATGAGGTTTGGCATGGAGGGTCGTGGGAACTCGAACACGAAGTCTACACGGACAAGCCACAGCTCCGCCGAACGTTGCATGGCTAGGAGGTCAGCGCCAGGAGGGAAGTAGTTGAGCAACAAGCTGGAGTACATGGGGATCACCATCCAGCGCTCTTGAATGAGGTTCAACCCATAATGTAGAAGGTTGCGGGTTCTTTCTAACAAACCCATTCGGTCCGTCAGGCCTGAGCCAGGGACAGGCACGTAGGATATGGGAGAAGGTGCGATGGAGAAGTGGCCTTCTCTGAAACTCATCCAACGGACGTTGTAGACCATTGGAAGTTGGAGGTAATGTGCCAGAATGACCCCACCAGGCATGGCAGGGTCAGTGAGCATCAAGTCATAGTTCGCCATCTTTATTTGTGTCATCAGATCTTTGTTCTCCAGCATGGTGGTGAGCATGGCACAGTTTGCCGTGTGAGCAACATTTATGATACCAATGAATTCTGACATCTGGACCAGCAGTCCCGTCATTGGGGCCTTCCTGCGGGCCTCAAGAATCCTTTGTACTGTGTTCTCGAACAGGTCCAGGCCTATGTAATTCTTTTTAAGCTTCACTGTAATTGAGGTGAAGTAAGGTGAATTCTCCTGAATGAACCAGCTGTCCGTAATGCGAATCACACTCAGCTCATGTCCATGAGAGTGCAGCTTCTTCACCAGCACCTAGAGAGCAGAAATACAGTTTACTTAGGTTTTAAGCAAGCTGAATTGATTTTCTATTTGGCaagcatgtttattttatatttttaaaacaacaaaataaattgttttatctcCATCACATGGAAGCCTGTTTTCCCCCGACATTTTTCAATTGTGACTTTACATCTGATTTAAAAATTGTGACTTCAAAATTTTGCAGTTGATTGTTTTATTATTGCAACTTTCTCACTAATGCAACTTCAtttatcttaaaggaatagttcaaaatTGAAAATTAATATGCATGTTagatagcctgagggtgagtaatgtttcagcaaactttcattttttgggtgaactattcttttgcATTACTGTGGAGGGGGAggtgtggtttagcgaagtctgcgaCGGGAGAGCGAGTGAAGAGACGATCGGCGGTAAGAAATTATTAACAGCTGGATCTCgttgcagtgattggcgtggggaaccagCATTTAACGGCGCGACAGCCGCCACAAGACgagagagacggggactcgtGAGTGTGTGAAGCGGAGGAGACGCAGTAGTGAAGCCACAGTACATTTATAGAGACGCGCACCTGCCGCGctggtttattttgttgtttgtttcttttatataaaagaataaaGTCTCTCACGAGCCCTTACGCTGACTCTGGTCTCCTTCCTCTACCCTGATCGAACAGCATTAcaattacctttttgtttttactttgagcTGAAAACAGGCTTCCACACCAGCAACAGTGAACTTTGCTGAAATAgtgcaatcttttttttaaaacctgcATATTTAAATCAGTACCTCCATGTTCACCCAGTGACTGCCATCAACGGGGAAAACCAGTATCTTATCTCCATTATAACCACAGGGTAAAGAAAGAAGGAGGGATATCCAAAGGAAGATGAGGGAAATGTATCCACACATTTCTCTTTTTTCGCTATCTCAGAA includes these proteins:
- the ugt5g2 gene encoding UDP glucuronosyltransferase 5 family, polypeptide G2, which gives rise to MCGYISLIFLWISLLLSLPCGYNGDKILVFPVDGSHWVNMEVLVKKLHSHGHELSVIRITDSWFIQENSPYFTSITVKLKKNYIGLDLFENTVQRILEARRKAPMTGLLVQMSEFIGIINVAHTANCAMLTTMLENKDLMTQIKMANYDLMLTDPAMPGGVILAHYLQLPMVYNVRWMSFREGHFSIAPSPISYVPVPGSGLTDRMGLLERTRNLLHYGLNLIQERWMVIPMYSSLLLNYFPPGADLLAMQRSAELWLVRVDFVFEFPRPSMPNLIYIGGFQCRPAKPLPAELEEFMQSSGDHGVVVMSLGTLIAGLPREVMDAIATAFARMPQKVVWRFIGERPSSLGNNTLLLNWIPQNDLLGHPKTRAFVAHGGTNGLYEAIYHGVPVLGLPLLFDQLDNIVRLQARGAARMLEAATCTTEEFLEALRDILENPTYRQNMQKLSSLHQDRPLHPLDKAVYWIEFVLRNKGAPHLRAEAYNMSVFSYYCLDVAALVLIILLLTLGVVTIWIRRRKREANKAVRDGNKKAIKEGSKRLKETINALKESNNIPIPKTRASKRI